Part of the Ficedula albicollis isolate OC2 chromosome 18, FicAlb1.5, whole genome shotgun sequence genome, CAGGGCAGCCAGTACCACCCGCGCCCTGAGCTCATCTGCCTGGAGAACACGCACAGCTCGGCGGGGGGCCGGGCGCTGCCCCTCACCTATCTCAGCCAGGTGAGAGCCCACAGACGGTGCTGGTACAATCCTGCCTGGCGTGGGCAGCTGGGCCCTGCACAATGGCACTGCGGGGACACTGGAGCTCAGACCGTGGctcctggtggcactggggtccctcggggtccctcccaacccagcTGTCCCTCTGGCTGCCAGGTCCGTGGGCTCGCAGACCGTTACGGGCTGCGGGTGCACATGGACGGCGCACGACTGATGAACGCAGCAGTGGCGCAGCGTGTGGAGCCAGCTCAGATTGCCCAGCACTGTGACTCTGTGTCCCTCTGCTTCTCCAAGGTCTGCTTGTGCGGGgagggggtccccagggctggcaggggccGGCACAAGCCGGTGTTTGCAGTGTGGGGCAGGCTGGGTCCCTGCCCCGGGACAGGCGGAGTGACCCCGCTGGCGGTCCCGCAGGGCCTGGGCGCCCCGGCCGGGGCGGTGCTGGCGGGGAGCGGGGAGTTTGTCAGCGAGGCGTGGCGAGTGCGGAAGGTGCTGGGGGGCGGCATGCGGCAGGCGGGAGTGCTGGCCGCCGCTGCCCGCCTCGGGCTGCAGCACGGAGAGGTGACACTGCGCGGGGACCACGACAACGCCCGGCGCTTCGCCGAAGGTACCTCAGGGCCAGAGTGTGCTGGGAGCGAACAGCACGCCTGGCACTGCCCGGCAGTACTGCCCCGGCGCTGGCTTGGGCACCACCCCTGCATGGCCGCACCGGGTCTCCAGCCGGCTGAGATCCTGCTGGGACCGTGCCGGGACTGTCCCCGTGCCATGACAGTCCCTGtgactgtccctgtgccatgaCTGTCCCCGTGCCGTGACTGTCCCCGTGCCgtgcctgtccctgtggggggggggggggggggggggggggggggggggggggggggggggggggggggggggggggggggggggggggggggggggggggggggggggggggggggggggggggggggggggggggggggggggggggggggggggggggggggggggggggggcctgtcCCTGTGCCGTGACTGTCCCCGTGCCATGACAGTCCCTGtgactgtccctgtgccatgaCTGTCCCCGTGCCGTGACTGTCCCCGTGCcgtgcctgtccctgtgtcatGACTGTCCCCGTGCCGGGACTGTCCCCGTGCCGGGACTGTCCCCATGCTGTGCTCAGTGGCCGTGGTACCACGCGGGGCAGAAAGGGCTCTCCTTCCTCCAGACCCTGGGGCAGCCCGGGGCAGGTGGCCTCTCCCAGGGCGGTGGGTTTGCATCAGCTCGCCTCCCGCAGGTGTCCACGGGCTGGACTCCGCCATCTGTTCCGTCAGCCCGGCAGCGGTGGAGACCAACATAGTGATGGTCAGCGTGCGGGGGCCCTGGCCGTGCCCCGCCGAGCTCTGTGCCCGCCTGCGAGCCGTCAGCGAGGAGGAGGTGACCGCGACCGGGCGGGCCGTCAgcgtgctgctgctcccctgggcgGCACGGACTGTGCGGGCGGTCTGGCACCGCGGCGTCTCGGCCCGTGACACCGAGCTCGCCAGGAGAAAGCTGGAATTTGTGGCCAGGAAGTGCCAGGAGGAATTGGCCTTGGGACTGCATCCAGCGCCTGCAGGCGCTGGGGGAGCCTGAGCGTGCTGCCCGCCCCGCAGCTGCAGCGGTTGGGACTGGGAccagcccctctgtgctccAGATGTGTTCCCAGCCTTCTGAAACTTGGCATCAGCCTCACAGGCAGCCTGACACACCAAAGTCAGCCCAGCCTAGCGGAGAtcccagcacctgccccagCCACCCTGTTTGCCACAGGCAAAGCTTGGTTAGCTAAGCCACACAAATAGCCAGGTACCCAGTCTTGCTTTGACTTGTCAAGTTGTGGTTCCTTTCACACTTCGGGAGTTTGAAGAGTATCGAGCCACTGGGTTTTTGGAACCTACAGCCCAGCTTGCTTTTTAATTCCGTACAGCCCATATGTTCCCCTGCTCCCAGACCAACGAAACACTTGCAGTTTCCTTTGAAGCAGGAGTTAGGATTAAATCTTTGTTTTAGCTTCTTCATGTAAAATACCTGagttctttgttctttttattttaagcagtCCTGATCTATTTGTGGGCTACCTTTTAGCTAAGCTAGTAAGAGTTAAAAAATAGGAACAAAATGAATTTTAGCATGATGTGCATTACTGTGTTTCAGTAACCTTCCTGTTTATCATTAGggcaaaatagaagaaaaaatttcaatttcttctgAACCTGGCTTCCTTTTCTAGTGTAATTTGTTGATTTCTAGCTCAAGGAGCATCTTAGTTTAGTCTATAGTGGGAAAGCTGAGGAGCATCAGGGATTTTCGCACCTGTCACATGTGATGAAGTTCCCGTTTTATTCTCATCCTACATTCATACCTAGTGAAAAATACAGACGGTGCTGGTTTGTATTTCTGAAACCTTCTGTTAGCAGTTTCCATCTTTGTAGCAGCACAGgtggggggggcagggggggagTACATGAACGCTTATAATCGGGGTGAAACCTTTGCGTGTGCTGCGTGGGTATGATAACACGACTTGCAGGAAAGTACAGCTGCCAATGAAAACAAGTTTCAGCTCTGCTCGTGGATTTTTTATCCAGATGaatgctgttatttttatgCTGATTGTTCAGCATTACCTAATGGCCAAATTCCTGCAGAATTTGCAAAGGTATCTGTACAAACTATGTTTTAGCACAATATTATTGATGATATCTAATACATTAATAAAGCACACATTatacagcaaacaaaaataaaaataatttcagtgaagaTATTTAGAAGTAAAGGAAATTTTAACTGGGATACTTTTGTAAGTGCTCTCCCTACATAAGAGATGCCTCAGGCTGGTTGAGTGTGAGGATATCCAGTTACATTTGTGCACTTTATTGATGATACCTAATACATTAGTAAAGCACACATTATACagtaaacaacaaaaataatttcagtgaagaTATTTAGAAGTAAATGAAACTTTAATTGGGATACTTCTATAACTACTCTCCCTACATGAGAGCTGCCTCAGGCCCCTCCTGTCCTGGGGGGCGGGACCTCCTCCCCGGTGGGTATGGCTTCT contains:
- the LOC101822012 gene encoding probable low-specificity L-threonine aldolase 2; the encoded protein is MRRAMARAALGDDDYGEDPTVNELQRLAAGTLGMDSALFVPTATMANLIAVMCHCQRRGAQLFLGRDSHLHLYEHGGAAQVAGVHSQALPDLPSGTLDLEQLELAVREAQGSQYHPRPELICLENTHSSAGGRALPLTYLSQVRGLADRYGLRVHMDGARLMNAAVAQRVEPAQIAQHCDSVSLCFSKGLGAPAGAVLAGSGEFVSEAWRVRKVLGGGMRQAGVLAAAARLGLQHGEVTLRGDHDNARRFAEGVHGLDSAICSVSPAAVETNIVMVSVRGPWPCPAELCARLRAVSEEEVTATGRAVSVLLLPWAARTVRAVWHRGVSARDTELARRKLEFVARKCQEELALGLHPAPAGAGGA